A region from the Halomonas piscis genome encodes:
- a CDS encoding single-stranded-DNA-specific exonuclease RecJ, protein MSVLAELPRGMTRPRLEPRPRDPDVYARARAEGLTALQAWLLASRLPGYAEPLAPLVTPGLRHLAHPEKLADGRRAAERIAQAVTEGEHIGILTDYDVDGITSHVVIRRTLVELFGVADAKLHSLIGHRIHDGYGISLPLVERTLGLAPRPTLVITADCGSSDEPRIARLAEEGIDVVVSDHHALPAEGPPASAYACVNPTRHDCAYPDATIAGCMVAWLVMSLARSVLIEWGALPGATPKLSPWLSYVALGTVADCVSLGASPANRAVVTQGLKLINRMEAPCWRAMAERLGPDSVPFDAETLAFQMGPRINARSRLDDPYAALHFMLAESDAVAAKQLGILEDDNQSRKAIEAEMAAEARALAAESLVADEKAIVVFVEDGHPGVQGIVGSRLVQAYGRPALVLTRASAPGMLTGSGRSIDGLHLRDALQRTFELAPEALPRFGGHSGAAGIGLPEERLGEFKAAFLRAVEEQLGDAPLYPRLWTDGELEADQMDLATLDELETLGPYGREFDPPLFEGEFIVESLRPVGADGSHLMMELSTGAATLKAIWFRALTPGELPAFGMGDTLHCAYKLNRNRFRGRESLQLMVEHAEPR, encoded by the coding sequence ATGAGCGTACTGGCGGAACTGCCGCGAGGCATGACCCGGCCGCGCCTGGAGCCGCGGCCCCGGGATCCGGACGTCTACGCCCGGGCCCGGGCCGAAGGGCTCACGGCGCTTCAGGCGTGGCTTCTGGCCTCGCGCCTGCCGGGCTACGCCGAGCCGCTTGCGCCTCTGGTCACGCCGGGGCTGCGTCACCTGGCGCACCCGGAGAAACTCGCCGACGGCCGCCGAGCCGCCGAGCGCATCGCCCAGGCGGTGACGGAGGGCGAGCACATCGGTATTCTCACCGATTACGACGTCGACGGCATTACCTCCCACGTGGTGATCCGGCGCACCCTGGTGGAGCTTTTTGGCGTGGCCGACGCGAAACTCCACAGCCTGATCGGCCACCGCATCCATGACGGCTACGGCATCAGCCTGCCGCTGGTGGAGCGCACCCTGGGGCTGGCACCGCGGCCGACGCTGGTCATCACCGCCGACTGCGGCAGCTCCGACGAGCCGCGCATTGCGCGCCTGGCCGAAGAGGGCATCGACGTGGTGGTCAGCGATCACCACGCCCTGCCGGCAGAGGGGCCGCCGGCCTCGGCCTATGCCTGCGTGAATCCCACTCGGCATGACTGCGCCTACCCGGATGCCACCATTGCCGGCTGCATGGTCGCCTGGCTGGTGATGTCGCTTGCGCGAAGCGTGCTCATCGAATGGGGCGCGCTGCCCGGCGCTACGCCCAAGCTCTCGCCGTGGCTGTCGTACGTGGCGCTGGGCACCGTGGCCGACTGCGTGTCGCTGGGGGCAAGCCCGGCCAACCGGGCTGTGGTCACTCAGGGCCTCAAGCTCATCAACCGCATGGAAGCGCCTTGCTGGCGAGCCATGGCCGAACGCCTGGGGCCGGACAGCGTGCCGTTCGACGCCGAAACCCTGGCGTTTCAGATGGGGCCCAGGATCAACGCCCGCTCGCGCCTTGACGACCCCTACGCGGCGCTGCATTTCATGCTCGCCGAAAGCGACGCCGTGGCGGCGAAGCAGCTTGGCATCCTTGAGGACGACAACCAGTCGCGCAAGGCCATCGAGGCGGAGATGGCGGCCGAAGCCAGGGCGCTTGCCGCCGAGTCGCTCGTCGCCGATGAGAAAGCCATCGTGGTGTTTGTCGAAGACGGCCACCCGGGGGTGCAGGGCATCGTCGGCTCCCGGCTGGTGCAGGCCTACGGCCGCCCGGCGCTGGTGCTCACCCGGGCTTCTGCTCCCGGAATGCTCACCGGCTCCGGACGCTCCATCGACGGGCTGCACCTGCGCGACGCGCTACAGCGCACCTTTGAGCTGGCCCCCGAAGCGCTGCCGCGCTTTGGCGGGCACAGCGGCGCTGCCGGCATCGGCCTGCCCGAAGAACGCCTGGGCGAGTTCAAGGCGGCGTTCTTGCGCGCGGTAGAGGAGCAGCTGGGCGATGCGCCGCTTTATCCGCGGCTGTGGACCGACGGCGAGCTCGAGGCAGACCAGATGGATCTTGCCACCCTGGACGAGCTGGAGACGCTCGGCCCCTACGGCCGCGAGTTCGATCCGCCGCTGTTCGAGGGCGAATTTATCGTCGAGTCCCTGCGCCCGGTCGGCGCCGACGGCAGCCATCTGATGATGGAACTATCCACCGGCGCCGCGACGCTCAAGGCCATCTGGTTTCGCGCGCTGACCCCCGGTGAGCTTCCCGCCTTCGGCATGGGTGACACCCTGCACTGCGCCTACAAGCTCAACCGCAACCGCTTTCGCGGCCGCGAAAGCCTGCAGCTGATGGTGGAGCACGCCGAGCCGCGGTAG